In one Solanum dulcamara chromosome 1, daSolDulc1.2, whole genome shotgun sequence genomic region, the following are encoded:
- the LOC129892239 gene encoding uncharacterized protein LOC129892239 codes for MARLIWEIDISILMTYVEKIESEKLKEKNRESKRPRNDGGDFSYGALDLESTIDSQSYQKSYADKMVCPLEFKVGDRVGLKISSMKSVMRFKKKGKLSLRFVGPFEILRRVGGLAYESALPPRLSAVQPLFHVSMLRRYIPDKSYVIFYDAVKLGSDLTYEEEPVVIVDRQFGKLRNKEIASVKVQWRHRLVEKMT; via the exons ATGGCTAGATTGATTTGGGAGATTGATATATCTATACTCATGACCTATGTAGagaaaatagagagtgagaagctGAAGGAgaagaatagggagtccaagaggccaaggaATGACGGTGGTGATTTCTCATATG GTGCACTTGATTTAGAGTCGACTATTGATAGCCAAAGTtatcagaagagttatgctgacaaGATGGtctgtcccttagagttcaagGTGGGAGACCGTGTAGGACTGAAGATATCATCCATGAAAAGTGTGATGAGATTcaagaaaaagggaaagcttagcTTGAGGTTTGTcggcccatttgagattctgaggagagtggGTGGGTTGGCTTATGAGTCGGCCCTTCCCCCTAGATTGTCAGCTGTCCAACCTTTGTTTCATGTCTCCATGCTTCGCAGATATATACCGGATAAGTCTTATGTGATTTTTTATGATGCAGTAAAGTTAGGctcggatttgacttatgaagaggaGCCGGTAGTCATTGTAGATAGGCAGTTTGGTAAGCTTAGGAATAAGGAGATCGCTTCAGTTAAGGTTCAGTGGCGACATCGACTTGTTGAGAAGATGACCTGA